The proteins below are encoded in one region of Apium graveolens cultivar Ventura chromosome 4, ASM990537v1, whole genome shotgun sequence:
- the LOC141717816 gene encoding syntaxin-112-like, whose product MYVGRMNDLMTKSFISYVDLKKQARMDLLAEADLEKGLRNPSQELNLSRFFEEVEAIKSELDNITKLQYDLQKLNEETKSTRSAKILRGIRDRMDSNMVSVLRTAKIIRSRLESLDKSNVSNRKISVAYREGSTVDRTRISVTNGLRVKLREMMNDFQLMRERILLDYKEYLKRRYYNMTGDAPKEEMIEKMVSGSGKIEIFEGKAELHLENKERHEAAMDIQRSLNKLHQVFLDMAVLVDTQGEQINNIEHTVVSARSHVGGGTNSLLSAKQMKKEDRSWAYWLSAAGFIVLLVCFVAMLSA is encoded by the coding sequence ATGTACGTTGGCAGGATGAATGATCTAATGACAAAGTCATTTATAAGTTATGTGGATTTGAAGAAACAAGCCCGGATGGATCTCCTGGCAGAGGCAGACTTAGAAAAAGGCTTACGTAATCCTAGCCAGGAATTGAATTTATCTCGATTCTTTGAAGAAGTTGAGGCTATCAAGTCTGAACTGGATAACATTACTAAACTCCAGTATGATCTTCAGAAACTTAATGAAGAGACAAAGTCTACTCGCAGTGCTAAAATCCTAAGAGGGATTAGGGATCGTatggactctaatatggtctCTGTTCTTCGCACAGCAAAAATCATTAGATCAAGGCTTGAATCACTGGACAAATCTAATGTTTCTAATCGCAAGATATCAGTGGCATATAGAGAAGGCAGCACAGTGGACAGGACTAGGATTTCAGTCACAAATGGATTGAGAGTCAAGCTAAGGGAGATGATGAATGATTTTCAGTTGATGCGAGAGAGAATTCTGTTGGATTACAAGGAATATCTGAAGAGACGGTATTATAATATGACCGGAGATGCCCCAAAGGAGGAGATGATTGAGAAAATGGTTTCAGGAAGTGGGAAAATTGAGATATTTGAAGGGAAAGCCGAACTACACTTGGAGAACAAAGAAAGACATGAAGCTGCCATGGATATCCAAAGAAGTTTGAATAAGCTTCATCAGGTGTTTCTTGATATGGCAGTTCTGGTCGATACTCAAGGTGAACAGATTAATAATATCGAACATACTGTAGTCAGTGCTAGAAGCCATGTTGGTGGTGGAACTAATAGCCTACTTTCTGCAAAGCAGATGAAGAAGGAAGACAGGTCATGGGCTTACTGGCTATCTGCAGCGGGATTTATTGTGTTGCTGGTGTGCTTCGTTGCGATGTTATCAGCTTGA
- the LOC141717815 gene encoding putative glucose-6-phosphate 1-epimerase gives MATISMSCTFLPTARFSKNRQLRRYNTRMSIASVNKCLGVQLTEGLGNLPKVVLTSSHGSEAELYLFGGCVTSWKVAGKDLLFVRPDAVFNGQKPISGGVPHCFPQFGPGAIQQHGFARNVNWSILDSENVEGNPVITLELKDDAYSRAMWNFSFQALYKIILDEKSLSTELVITNNDSKKFSFTTALHTYFSASVSGASVKGLKGCKTLNKDPDPKNPVESKEERDTVTFPGFVDCVYLDAPSELQLDNGLGNTISISNTNWTDAVLWNPHLTMEACYKDFVCVENAKIGQVQLEPQQSWTATQQLSVI, from the exons ATGGCGACAATATCAATGTCATGCACCTTTCTCCCCACTGCAAGATTTTCCAAGAATCGCCAACTCAGAAG ATATAATACAAGAATGTCAATTGCAAGTGTAAACAAATGTTTAGGGGTGCAGCTTACTGAAGGTTTAGGCAATTTGCCTAAGGTTGTTTTGACTTCTTCTCATGGCAG CGAGGCTGAGCTGTACTTATTTGGAGGTTGTGTTACATCTTGGAAAGTTGCTGGAAAAGATCTCCTGTTCGTCCGGCCAGATGCTGTATTTAATGGACAAAAACCAATCAG TGGAGGTGTGCCACATTGCTTCCCACAATTTGGACCTGGCGCAATACAGCAG CATGGATTTGCAAGGAATGTTAACTGGTCGATTCTTGATTCTGAAAATGTGGAAGGGAATCCTGTAATCACTCTGGAGTTGAAGGATGACGCTTACAGTCGTGCTATGTGGAATTTCAGTTTTCAGGCACTGTACAAG ATTATTCTCGATGAAAAGAGCCTTTCAACAGAGTTAGTTATTACAAATAATGACTCGAAAAAGTTTTCATTCACCACAGCTCTGCACACATACTTCAGT GCTTCTGTAAGTGGCGCGTCAGTGAAAGGTTTGAAAGGTTGCAAAACTCTGAACAAAGACCCAGATCCTAAAAATCCAGTAGAAAGTAAAGAGGAAAG GGATACCGTGACCTTTCCTGGATTTGTTGATTGTGTTTACCTTGACGCCCCTAGTGAGCTACAACTGGACAATGGTTTAGGCAACACTATATCCATTAGCAATACAAA TTGGACAGACGCGGTATTGTGGAACCCACATTTGACGATGGAGGCATGCTACAAAGACTTTGTTTGTGTTGAAAATGCCAAG ATTGGACAAGTTCAGCTAGAGCCTCAGCAATCATGGACAGCTACTCAACAACTAAGTGTAATCTGA
- the LOC141717817 gene encoding tubby-like F-box protein 5 isoform X2: MSLKFLVRELRKLKYGIGGKIRGKGKHWRNRARSHIAPIEAPLEQTEQGKWADMPPELLLDIIRRVEESETSWPARNAVVCCASVCKSWRDVTKEIVKTPEECGRLTFPVSLKQPGPRNDPIQCFIRRDRTSSIFRLYSGLAPSEDGNDKLLLAAKKIRRATCTEFVISLVSDNFSQSSSTYIGKLRQVVNYNKKVFALDDAAAQSKGKLGWRLHTTACNYHTATISYELNVLRTRGPRRMNCDMHSIPISSVQEGGTAPTPISLPNSVAKTSSSLVSKRKAQPARDCSPSKFPSTKVPSFEESMILKNKSPRWHEQLQCWCLNFKGRVTVASVKNFQLVAAVDPSHNVSEAEQERVILQFGKIGRDIFTMDYSYPISAFQAFAICLSSFDTKPACE; this comes from the exons ATGTCTCTCAAGTTCCTTGTACGAGAACTGCGAAAGCTAAAATATGGGATTGGGGGGAAGATTCGGGGAAAAGGGAAGCATTGGCGTAACCGTGCACGCTCACATATTGCACCTATTGAAGCCCCGTTGGAACAGACTGAGCAGGGTAAATGGGCGGATATGCCTCCTGAATTGCTTTTAGATATAATTAGAAGGGTTGAAGAGAGTGAGACGTCGTGGCCTGCCAGAAATGCTGTTGTTTGTTGTGCATCAGTGTGTAAGTCGTGGAGGGATGTTACTAAGGAGATTGTTAAGACTCCGGAAGAATGTGGAAGACTTACGTTTCCCGTTTCATTGAAGCAG CCTGGTCCTCGTAATGATCCAATCCAGTGCTTTATCAGAAGAGATAGAACATCTTCCATTTTTCGCTTGTACAGCGGTCTAGCCCCAT CTGAGGACGGGAATGATAAGCTATTGTTAGCAGCCAAAAAGATCAGGAGAGCGACCTGCACAGAATTTGTAATATCTTTGGTTTCCGACAATTTTTCGCAATCCAGCAGCACATATATTGGCAAATTGAGGCAAGTTGTCAATTACAATAAAAAAGTCTTTGCGTTAG ATGATGCAGCTGCTCAATCTAAAGGTAAGCTGGGTTGGAGACTGCATACAACTGCATGTAACTACCACACTGCCACCATTTCCTATGAGCTTAATGTCCTCCGCACAAGAGGGCCTAGGAGAATGAATTGCGATATGCATTCAATTCCTATCTCCTCCGTTCAGGAAGGAGGCACAGCCCCAACACCAATATCACTACCAAACTCTGTTGCCAAAACATCTTCTTCATTAGTCTCAAAAAGAAAAGCACAGCCAGCCAGAGACTGTAGCCCCTCTAAATTTCCTTCTACAAAAGTCCCTTCTTTTGAGGAGTCGATGATTCTTAAAAATAAATCCCCTAGATGGCATGAGCAGTTACAATGCTGGTGCCTTAATTTTAAAGGCCGTGTGACTGTAGCTTCTGTAAAGAATTTTCAGCTCGTCGCAGCCGTTGATCCTTCACACAATGTATCAGAAGCCGAGCAAGAGAGAGTTATTTTACAGTTTGGGAAAATTGGAAGAGACATATTCACCATGGATTATTCCTACCCGATATCTGCATTCCAAGCCTTTGCTATTTGCTTGAGCAGCTTTGACACCAAACCCGCATGTGAATGA
- the LOC141717817 gene encoding tubby-like F-box protein 5 isoform X1: MSLKFLVRELRKLKYGIGGKIRGKGKHWRNRARSHIAPIEAPLEQTEQGKWADMPPELLLDIIRRVEESETSWPARNAVVCCASVCKSWRDVTKEIVKTPEECGRLTFPVSLKQPGPRNDPIQCFIRRDRTSSIFRLYSGLAPSEDGNDKLLLAAKKIRRATCTEFVISLVSDNFSQSSSTYIGKLRSNFMGTKFKIYDNQSSDDAAAQSKGKLGWRLHTTACNYHTATISYELNVLRTRGPRRMNCDMHSIPISSVQEGGTAPTPISLPNSVAKTSSSLVSKRKAQPARDCSPSKFPSTKVPSFEESMILKNKSPRWHEQLQCWCLNFKGRVTVASVKNFQLVAAVDPSHNVSEAEQERVILQFGKIGRDIFTMDYSYPISAFQAFAICLSSFDTKPACE, from the exons ATGTCTCTCAAGTTCCTTGTACGAGAACTGCGAAAGCTAAAATATGGGATTGGGGGGAAGATTCGGGGAAAAGGGAAGCATTGGCGTAACCGTGCACGCTCACATATTGCACCTATTGAAGCCCCGTTGGAACAGACTGAGCAGGGTAAATGGGCGGATATGCCTCCTGAATTGCTTTTAGATATAATTAGAAGGGTTGAAGAGAGTGAGACGTCGTGGCCTGCCAGAAATGCTGTTGTTTGTTGTGCATCAGTGTGTAAGTCGTGGAGGGATGTTACTAAGGAGATTGTTAAGACTCCGGAAGAATGTGGAAGACTTACGTTTCCCGTTTCATTGAAGCAG CCTGGTCCTCGTAATGATCCAATCCAGTGCTTTATCAGAAGAGATAGAACATCTTCCATTTTTCGCTTGTACAGCGGTCTAGCCCCAT CTGAGGACGGGAATGATAAGCTATTGTTAGCAGCCAAAAAGATCAGGAGAGCGACCTGCACAGAATTTGTAATATCTTTGGTTTCCGACAATTTTTCGCAATCCAGCAGCACATATATTGGCAAATTGAG GTCAAATTTTATGGGCACTAAGTTCAAGATATATGACAACCAATCTTCAGATGATGCAGCTGCTCAATCTAAAGGTAAGCTGGGTTGGAGACTGCATACAACTGCATGTAACTACCACACTGCCACCATTTCCTATGAGCTTAATGTCCTCCGCACAAGAGGGCCTAGGAGAATGAATTGCGATATGCATTCAATTCCTATCTCCTCCGTTCAGGAAGGAGGCACAGCCCCAACACCAATATCACTACCAAACTCTGTTGCCAAAACATCTTCTTCATTAGTCTCAAAAAGAAAAGCACAGCCAGCCAGAGACTGTAGCCCCTCTAAATTTCCTTCTACAAAAGTCCCTTCTTTTGAGGAGTCGATGATTCTTAAAAATAAATCCCCTAGATGGCATGAGCAGTTACAATGCTGGTGCCTTAATTTTAAAGGCCGTGTGACTGTAGCTTCTGTAAAGAATTTTCAGCTCGTCGCAGCCGTTGATCCTTCACACAATGTATCAGAAGCCGAGCAAGAGAGAGTTATTTTACAGTTTGGGAAAATTGGAAGAGACATATTCACCATGGATTATTCCTACCCGATATCTGCATTCCAAGCCTTTGCTATTTGCTTGAGCAGCTTTGACACCAAACCCGCATGTGAATGA
- the LOC141717817 gene encoding tubby-like F-box protein 5 isoform X3, translated as MWKTYVSRFIEAAEDGNDKLLLAAKKIRRATCTEFVISLVSDNFSQSSSTYIGKLRSNFMGTKFKIYDNQSSDDAAAQSKGKLGWRLHTTACNYHTATISYELNVLRTRGPRRMNCDMHSIPISSVQEGGTAPTPISLPNSVAKTSSSLVSKRKAQPARDCSPSKFPSTKVPSFEESMILKNKSPRWHEQLQCWCLNFKGRVTVASVKNFQLVAAVDPSHNVSEAEQERVILQFGKIGRDIFTMDYSYPISAFQAFAICLSSFDTKPACE; from the exons ATGTGGAAGACTTACGTTTCCCGTTTCATTGAAGCAG CTGAGGACGGGAATGATAAGCTATTGTTAGCAGCCAAAAAGATCAGGAGAGCGACCTGCACAGAATTTGTAATATCTTTGGTTTCCGACAATTTTTCGCAATCCAGCAGCACATATATTGGCAAATTGAG GTCAAATTTTATGGGCACTAAGTTCAAGATATATGACAACCAATCTTCAGATGATGCAGCTGCTCAATCTAAAGGTAAGCTGGGTTGGAGACTGCATACAACTGCATGTAACTACCACACTGCCACCATTTCCTATGAGCTTAATGTCCTCCGCACAAGAGGGCCTAGGAGAATGAATTGCGATATGCATTCAATTCCTATCTCCTCCGTTCAGGAAGGAGGCACAGCCCCAACACCAATATCACTACCAAACTCTGTTGCCAAAACATCTTCTTCATTAGTCTCAAAAAGAAAAGCACAGCCAGCCAGAGACTGTAGCCCCTCTAAATTTCCTTCTACAAAAGTCCCTTCTTTTGAGGAGTCGATGATTCTTAAAAATAAATCCCCTAGATGGCATGAGCAGTTACAATGCTGGTGCCTTAATTTTAAAGGCCGTGTGACTGTAGCTTCTGTAAAGAATTTTCAGCTCGTCGCAGCCGTTGATCCTTCACACAATGTATCAGAAGCCGAGCAAGAGAGAGTTATTTTACAGTTTGGGAAAATTGGAAGAGACATATTCACCATGGATTATTCCTACCCGATATCTGCATTCCAAGCCTTTGCTATTTGCTTGAGCAGCTTTGACACCAAACCCGCATGTGAATGA